A stretch of Triticum aestivum cultivar Chinese Spring chromosome 1D, IWGSC CS RefSeq v2.1, whole genome shotgun sequence DNA encodes these proteins:
- the LOC123180167 gene encoding remorin yields the protein MDAGMRQSRVRFSGVGQEDQGSGQAMAMPPQRQRGTPFGRGEEYDAAYAATVAAVAYAIAAMEEEKLPPQQKPIPEKTASRQKRVTVHEPTAAPPPRSPPRRGGSMKRPTEGSKISRLFSGNKEIVEVGDEDEQGANVSVRRPVKPTPKKPGGPTPGQNVVGKVADSIPNLKDDPSFARKTPDKKRSRNFEQEEANWKAKPEVNPTTSFPEERKRSWKHEQEPANQRAPPAARPPGMVYSSEAERMAAAWEKEELAKIKERYNETMETIAEWETEKKAKARRQKEPKEGDSERKRAKALEEYNDEMKRISKVAAASRMSAEDKKRNAEGKVWEKAAKIRSTGKLPRSCGCF from the exons ATGGACGCTGGAATGAGACAATCGAG GGTCCGGTTTTCTGGTGTAGGGCAGGAAGATCAGGGCAGCGGCCAGGCTATGGCAATGCCACCACAGCGACAGCGAGGCACGCCTTTTGGAAGAG GTGAAGAATATGACGCCGCGTACGCAGCGACGGTGGCGGCAGTGGCGTATGCCATTGCTGCAATGGAGGAAGAGAAGTTACCACCACAGCAGAAGCCTATCCCAGAGAAAACAGCATCTCGGCAGAAGCGTGTAACAGTTCATGAGCCcacagccgccccgccgccgagatCACCACCCAGGAGAGGTGGAAGCATGAAAAGGCCAACTGAAGGAAGCAAAATCTCAAGATTGTTTAGTGGTAACAAAGAAATCGTTGAAGTTGGCGACGAAGACGAACAAGGAG CGAATGTTTCGGTGAGGAGGCCGGTGAAACCGACGCCAAAGAAGCCAGGAGGTCCAACTCCAGGCCAGAACGTGGTAGGGAAGGTGGCCGACTCCATCCCGAACCTGAAGGACGATCCAAGTTTCGCGAGGAAAACACCAGACAAGAAGAGAAGCAGAAACTTTGAGCAGGAGGAAGCAAATTGGAAGGCGAAGCCCGAGGTTAACCCGACGACCTCGTTTCCAGAAGAGCGGAAACGGAGCTGGAAGCACGAGCAGGAACCGGCGAATCAGAGGGCGCCACCGGCAGCCAGGCCTCCAGGAATGGTTTATTCCAGCGAGGCGGAGAGGATGGCGGCAGCGTGGGagaaggaggagctggcgaagaTCAAGGAGCG GTACAACGAGACGATGGAAACCATAGCCGAATGGGAGactgagaagaaggccaaggccaggCGCCAGAAGGAGCCCAAAGAG GGTGATTCAGAGAGGAAGCGAGCAAAGGCGCTGGAGGAGTACAACGATGAGATGAAGCGGATCAGCAAGGTGGCCGCTGCATCGAGGATGTCGGCAGAGGACAAGAAAAGGAACGCCGAGGGCAAAGTCTGGGAGAAGGCGGCCAAAATCCGGTCAACGGGGAAGCTCCCTCGGTCCTGTGGCTGCTTCTGA